The following proteins are co-located in the Polymorphospora rubra genome:
- a CDS encoding nucleotidyltransferase domain-containing protein, protein MPQDNPYLANPRWAVAERVAEAARRRFPADVLAIGAYGRLAHGDDDETTGVDLVVVTYRESGGPRPTRRRIDGVLVGLDVVDADRHLRRAHTLDTGWPLAADRYVTTRPLYDPTDWLDKLRDAHLGRLAQARAPEFSALAREAWCEAASAHALANRLAAWYDTDGALVGLGVARLAAANVVGLLTRTYFRDGADAVRRAGLAGADLTELGEVLRTQAGELAARGRPVDGSVGDLFDV, encoded by the coding sequence GTGCCGCAGGACAATCCGTACCTCGCGAATCCGCGGTGGGCCGTCGCCGAACGGGTCGCCGAGGCGGCCCGGCGGCGCTTCCCCGCCGATGTCCTCGCCATCGGGGCGTACGGTCGGCTCGCCCACGGCGACGACGACGAGACGACCGGTGTCGACCTGGTCGTGGTGACCTACCGGGAGTCCGGCGGGCCCCGACCGACCCGCCGGCGAATCGACGGTGTGCTGGTCGGGCTCGACGTCGTCGACGCCGACCGCCACCTGCGGCGGGCCCACACCCTGGACACGGGGTGGCCGCTGGCCGCCGACCGCTACGTGACGACCAGACCCCTGTACGACCCGACGGACTGGCTGGACAAGCTGCGGGACGCGCACCTCGGCCGGCTCGCGCAGGCCCGGGCACCGGAGTTCAGCGCGCTGGCCCGGGAGGCGTGGTGCGAGGCGGCGTCGGCGCACGCGCTGGCGAACCGGCTCGCCGCCTGGTACGACACCGACGGCGCCCTGGTCGGCCTCGGTGTCGCCCGGCTGGCGGCGGCGAACGTGGTGGGGCTGCTCACCCGGACCTACTTCCGGGACGGCGCCGACGCGGTACGCAGGGCCGGGCTCGCCGGAGCCGACCTGACCGAACTCGGCGAGGTGCTGCGTACCCAGGCCGGTGAGCTGGCGGCGCGGGGCCGGCCGGTCGACGGCTCGGTCGGCGACCTCTTCGACGTCTGA
- a CDS encoding nitroreductase/quinone reductase family protein — protein MPALRNVTRRLGHRRWFAAAARVLVPADRVVGRLTRGRVVALGLVPSLLITTTGRRSGQPRGNPLLYVPDGDAFVVAGSNWGQPRPPAWALNLLADPAATVTVAGRRIPVRAHLATGAERDRLWGLLVREWPAYETYVERAGGRPVHVFRLTPVGGATAGD, from the coding sequence GTGCCGGCCCTGCGAAACGTGACCCGCCGCCTCGGACACCGCCGGTGGTTCGCCGCCGCCGCCCGTGTCCTCGTACCCGCCGACCGGGTGGTCGGCCGGCTGACCCGGGGGCGGGTGGTGGCGCTCGGCCTGGTCCCGTCGTTGCTGATCACCACGACCGGGCGGCGGTCCGGGCAGCCGCGTGGCAACCCCCTGCTGTACGTCCCCGACGGCGACGCGTTCGTGGTCGCCGGCTCCAACTGGGGGCAGCCCCGCCCACCGGCCTGGGCACTGAACCTGCTCGCCGATCCGGCCGCCACGGTCACCGTCGCCGGCCGCCGGATCCCGGTCCGCGCCCACCTCGCCACCGGGGCCGAGCGGGACCGGCTGTGGGGCCTGCTGGTCCGCGAGTGGCCGGCGTACGAGACCTATGTGGAGCGGGCCGGCGGCCGGCCGGTACACGTGTTCCGGCTCACCCCGGTCGGCGGCGCGACAGCGGGCGACTGA
- a CDS encoding FtsX-like permease family protein, translating into MRSWRTALRIAAREARRAKGRTALVVAMIALPVLALSYVVVNYDMFRLTPAEQADRRLGRADATLTWPTDEALHQNPDGTAWVGGGEPRATSPTVEAVRAVLPPGSRVVPLGETSLALRTAAGVGELPATVVDLSDPLVHGIAAMVRGRAPAGDREIAVSVDALRRLGVGLGDEVVSADGTRGYEVTGVVEFPAALREMVVLPPGAGSLPMADRWLVDTPQPVTWEQVEQLNRHGILVESRAVLLDPPPDPAYAPSADGTDPMVVGMGGLIGGLGMLEVVLLAGPAFAVGARRRRRELALVAANGGTPAHLRRIVLADGVVLGVTGAAVGIVLGIAAAFAGRPLLEEYTVQARAGGYRVFPLALLAVAGLAVTTGALAALVPAFNASRQDVVAALTGRRGTVRSRRRWLVVGLLAAGAGTALAAFGASRVSATVMLVGLVLAELGLVLCTPSLIGLLARFGRLLPLAPRIALRDTARNRAAAAPAIAAVMAAVAGSVIVGVYLASDRARAAAVYEPALPHGYVTAWYDGFAPPADPPTVEQVAATARDAGLAVGGAAQFHQAACPPGTAENVSCGLTVEVPAGQTCPYDPSTDLDAQDRRRAADDPRCAPRYRTFSGFLADPVVDDGSALPLLTGADPDDLRRATAVLRAGGVVVTEPGLVVDGQVGVQIRRHDPRLPPDPDNGFAVVGTVRLPGYALTSGLATERTVYSPAAVDRLGLASRHLGFVLATTSEPTVAQEDRFREALGGLPGSPVPAVERGPGDSGNQAAILLAVAAGVVTLGAAGIATGLAAADSRADLSTLAAVGASPGVRRLLSLCQSGMIAGLGSLLGVVAGLTGALVILFALNEASGANWPYGDPFPVTVPWSMLAIVLAVPVVAMAGAGLLTRSRLPIERRIV; encoded by the coding sequence GTGAGGTCCTGGCGGACCGCGCTGCGGATCGCCGCCCGGGAGGCCCGCCGGGCGAAGGGACGGACCGCGCTGGTCGTGGCGATGATCGCGTTGCCGGTGCTGGCGCTGTCCTACGTGGTGGTCAACTACGACATGTTCCGGCTGACCCCCGCCGAGCAGGCCGACCGCCGGCTCGGCAGGGCCGACGCGACGCTCACCTGGCCGACCGACGAAGCCCTGCACCAGAACCCGGACGGCACCGCCTGGGTCGGTGGTGGCGAGCCGCGCGCCACGTCGCCGACCGTCGAGGCGGTACGGGCCGTGCTGCCGCCGGGCAGCCGGGTGGTCCCGCTCGGCGAGACCTCGCTGGCGCTGCGTACCGCCGCCGGCGTCGGGGAACTGCCGGCCACCGTGGTCGACCTGTCCGATCCGCTGGTCCACGGGATCGCGGCGATGGTGCGGGGACGGGCCCCGGCCGGCGACCGGGAGATCGCGGTCAGCGTCGACGCGCTGCGCCGGCTCGGGGTCGGGCTCGGCGACGAGGTGGTCAGCGCCGACGGCACCCGCGGCTACGAGGTGACCGGGGTGGTGGAGTTCCCGGCGGCGCTGCGGGAGATGGTGGTGCTGCCGCCCGGCGCCGGGTCCCTGCCGATGGCCGACCGGTGGCTGGTGGACACCCCGCAACCGGTGACCTGGGAGCAGGTCGAACAACTCAACCGGCACGGAATCCTGGTCGAGTCGCGGGCGGTGCTGCTCGACCCGCCGCCCGATCCGGCGTACGCCCCGTCCGCAGACGGCACGGACCCGATGGTCGTCGGAATGGGCGGGCTGATCGGCGGGCTGGGGATGCTGGAAGTGGTCCTGCTCGCCGGGCCGGCGTTCGCGGTCGGCGCCCGCCGCCGGCGACGTGAACTCGCCCTGGTCGCCGCGAACGGCGGTACCCCGGCCCACCTGCGTCGCATCGTGCTGGCCGACGGCGTGGTGCTGGGCGTCACCGGGGCGGCCGTCGGCATCGTCCTCGGCATCGCCGCCGCGTTCGCCGGACGCCCGCTTCTCGAGGAGTACACCGTCCAGGCCCGGGCCGGCGGCTACCGGGTCTTTCCACTGGCGCTGCTCGCCGTCGCCGGGCTGGCCGTGACCACCGGGGCGCTCGCCGCGCTGGTCCCGGCGTTCAACGCGTCGCGCCAGGACGTCGTCGCCGCGCTGACCGGCCGGCGCGGCACGGTCCGGTCGCGGCGGCGGTGGCTGGTCGTGGGGCTGCTCGCGGCCGGCGCCGGCACCGCCCTGGCGGCGTTCGGCGCCTCGCGGGTGAGCGCCACCGTCATGCTGGTCGGGCTGGTGCTCGCCGAACTCGGCCTGGTGCTGTGTACGCCGAGCCTGATCGGGCTGCTCGCCCGGTTCGGCCGGCTGCTGCCGCTGGCACCCCGGATCGCGCTGCGCGACACGGCCCGTAACCGGGCCGCGGCCGCTCCCGCGATCGCCGCCGTCATGGCCGCGGTGGCCGGCAGCGTGATCGTCGGTGTCTACCTGGCCAGCGACCGGGCCCGGGCCGCCGCGGTGTACGAGCCCGCCCTGCCGCACGGCTACGTGACGGCCTGGTACGACGGCTTCGCCCCGCCCGCCGACCCGCCAACGGTCGAGCAGGTTGCCGCGACCGCCCGCGACGCCGGCCTCGCCGTCGGCGGGGCGGCACAGTTCCACCAGGCGGCCTGCCCGCCCGGAACCGCGGAGAACGTCAGCTGCGGCCTCACCGTCGAGGTTCCCGCCGGGCAGACCTGCCCGTACGATCCGTCCACCGACCTCGACGCGCAGGACCGCCGCCGGGCGGCCGACGACCCGCGCTGCGCCCCCCGGTACCGCACGTTCTCCGGATTCCTCGCCGATCCCGTGGTCGACGACGGGTCGGCGCTGCCGCTGCTGACCGGCGCGGACCCGGACGACCTGCGCCGGGCCACCGCGGTGCTGCGGGCCGGCGGGGTGGTGGTCACCGAGCCCGGCCTGGTCGTCGACGGGCAGGTCGGCGTGCAGATCCGCCGGCACGATCCCCGGCTGCCACCGGATCCGGACAACGGATTCGCCGTCGTCGGGACGGTCCGGCTGCCGGGGTACGCGCTCACCTCCGGCCTCGCCACCGAACGGACCGTCTATTCGCCAGCGGCGGTCGACCGGCTCGGCCTGGCGTCCCGGCACCTGGGTTTCGTCCTGGCGACCACCAGCGAGCCGACCGTCGCCCAGGAGGACCGGTTCCGCGAGGCCCTGGGCGGACTGCCCGGCAGCCCGGTCCCGGCCGTCGAGCGCGGCCCCGGCGACAGCGGCAACCAGGCGGCGATCCTGCTGGCGGTCGCCGCCGGCGTGGTCACCCTCGGCGCCGCCGGCATCGCCACCGGACTCGCGGCCGCCGACAGCCGCGCGGACCTCTCGACCCTCGCCGCGGTCGGGGCCAGCCCCGGGGTACGCCGGCTGCTGTCACTCTGCCAGTCCGGCATGATCGCCGGGCTCGGTTCGCTTCTCGGCGTGGTCGCCGGGCTGACCGGGGCCCTCGTCATCCTGTTCGCCCTCAACGAGGCCAGCGGGGCGAACTGGCCGTACGGGGACCCCTTCCCGGTGACGGTGCCGTGGTCGATGCTGGCGATCGTGCTGGCCGTACCGGTCGTGGCGATGGCCGGGGCGGGCCTGCTGACCCGGTCCCGGCTGCCGATCGAGCGGCGGATCGTCTGA
- a CDS encoding ABC transporter ATP-binding protein, translating into MSLLELRDVYRTHGTGAAAVHALRGIDLTVRPGELIAVMGPSGSGKSTLLNLAGGLDTPTSGRVSVEGTDLGALDRRGLARLRRRSIGYVFQDLNLLPSLTAVENVALPLELDGRGVRHARRLAVAALTEVGLADLGDRFPDDMSGGQQQRVAIARALVGERRLVLADEPTGALDSQTGEAVLRLLRDRVDAGAAAVLVTHEARHAAWADRVVFLRDGLAVDTSGPLDGPERLLQDIG; encoded by the coding sequence GTGAGCCTGCTGGAACTGCGCGACGTGTACCGGACCCACGGCACCGGCGCGGCCGCGGTGCACGCGTTGCGCGGGATCGACCTGACCGTCCGGCCCGGTGAGCTGATCGCGGTGATGGGCCCGTCCGGCTCGGGCAAGTCGACACTGCTCAACCTGGCCGGCGGGCTCGACACCCCGACCAGCGGGCGGGTGTCCGTCGAGGGCACCGATCTCGGTGCCCTCGACCGGCGTGGACTGGCCCGGCTGCGCCGCCGGTCGATCGGGTACGTCTTCCAGGACCTCAATCTGCTGCCCAGCCTGACCGCGGTGGAGAACGTCGCGTTGCCGCTCGAACTCGACGGCCGGGGCGTACGGCACGCCCGGCGGCTCGCGGTCGCGGCGCTGACCGAGGTCGGGCTCGCCGATCTCGGCGACCGGTTCCCCGACGACATGTCCGGCGGCCAGCAGCAGCGGGTGGCGATCGCCCGCGCGCTGGTCGGCGAACGGCGGCTGGTGCTCGCCGACGAACCCACCGGCGCCCTCGACTCGCAGACCGGCGAGGCGGTCCTGCGGTTGTTGCGCGACCGGGTCGACGCCGGCGCGGCGGCGGTGCTGGTCACCCACGAGGCACGGCACGCCGCGTGGGCCGACCGGGTGGTGTTCCTGCGCGACGGACTCGCCGTCGACACGTCCGGGCCGCTCGACGGGCCGGAACGCCTGCTCCAGGACATCGGGTGA
- a CDS encoding PadR family transcriptional regulator — protein MTIRHGLLALLERQPMYGYQLRAAFEESTGATWPLNIGQVYTTLARLERDGLVRPLPENDGGQRPYEITDAGRAEVVDWFGTPISRTDRPRDELAIKLALALTTPGVDVRAVVQTQRTATMRTLQELTRLKVRDDRPGDLSWRLVLDSMIFQAEAEIRWLDHCEVSLVRFRPPAAPGGAVPTGGHEAAVPTGPSGGHAGAAPAAPPAGRDGVGPARPDGAPAGHARAQR, from the coding sequence ATGACGATCCGCCATGGTCTTCTCGCCCTGCTCGAGCGCCAGCCGATGTACGGCTATCAGCTCCGGGCCGCTTTCGAGGAGTCCACCGGCGCGACCTGGCCACTCAACATCGGGCAGGTCTACACCACGCTGGCCCGGCTGGAACGGGACGGTCTCGTACGACCCCTGCCGGAAAACGACGGGGGGCAGCGGCCCTACGAGATCACCGATGCCGGCCGGGCCGAGGTCGTCGACTGGTTCGGGACCCCGATCAGCCGTACCGACCGGCCCCGCGACGAACTGGCGATCAAACTCGCGCTCGCGTTGACCACTCCAGGGGTCGACGTCCGCGCCGTCGTGCAGACCCAGCGCACCGCGACGATGCGCACGCTGCAGGAACTCACCCGGCTGAAGGTCCGCGACGACCGGCCGGGCGACCTGTCCTGGCGGTTGGTGCTCGACTCGATGATCTTCCAGGCCGAGGCTGAGATCCGCTGGCTGGACCACTGCGAGGTCAGCCTGGTCCGGTTCCGCCCACCGGCCGCTCCCGGCGGCGCCGTACCGACCGGCGGGCACGAGGCCGCCGTACCGACCGGACCGTCCGGTGGGCACGCCGGCGCCGCGCCGGCCGCACCGCCCGCCGGACGCGACGGCGTCGGGCCGGCCCGTCCCGACGGGGCGCCGGCCGGCCACGCGCGGGCGCAACGGTGA
- a CDS encoding ferritin-like domain-containing protein, with the protein MTAGLTAALTAEHAAIYAYGLIGVRLSDAAEAEAHAAEAAHRARRDALTVLLNETSVTPPPAEPAYAVPYPVTDAASALRLAVEIEERTAAVWRAALPVTTGDQRGQALAALTDCAVRATRWRRTAGANPLTVAFPGRVT; encoded by the coding sequence GTGACCGCGGGTCTGACGGCGGCGTTGACCGCCGAACATGCGGCAATCTACGCGTACGGGCTGATCGGGGTACGCCTGTCCGATGCCGCCGAAGCAGAGGCGCACGCGGCCGAGGCGGCCCACCGGGCCCGCCGGGACGCGCTGACGGTGCTGTTGAACGAGACGTCGGTCACGCCGCCGCCGGCCGAGCCGGCGTACGCGGTGCCGTATCCGGTCACCGATGCCGCGTCGGCGCTCAGGCTGGCGGTCGAGATCGAGGAGCGGACCGCGGCGGTGTGGCGGGCGGCGCTGCCGGTGACCACGGGTGACCAGCGTGGGCAGGCGCTCGCGGCGCTGACCGACTGCGCGGTACGGGCGACCCGCTGGCGCCGTACGGCCGGCGCGAACCCACTCACGGTCGCGTTTCCGGGCCGGGTGACCTGA
- the rimP gene encoding ribosome maturation factor RimP, with amino-acid sequence MTQRGRASGRPAPGSRGEARPRGGERPRPADRPRADLSARRVRLRAVIEPVVTAAGYHLEDVSVSRAGRRHVVRVIVDGEDGIGLDAVADVSRAVSAALDAAEEDGTELLVGEYQLEVSSPGVDRPLTLPRHWRRNIGRLVKVTVAQRQVTGRVVDADDTGVTLDVDGATHEWKHVDLGPGRVQVEFTRLDEVADDDLDEIDDADEPDDDEVEGEQR; translated from the coding sequence ATGACGCAGCGTGGCCGTGCCTCCGGCAGGCCGGCGCCCGGATCGCGCGGCGAAGCCCGGCCGCGCGGCGGCGAGCGTCCCCGCCCCGCCGACCGGCCCCGCGCCGACCTGTCGGCCCGCCGGGTCCGGCTGCGCGCGGTGATCGAACCGGTCGTCACCGCCGCCGGGTATCACCTGGAGGACGTCTCGGTCTCCCGGGCCGGCCGCCGGCACGTCGTACGGGTGATCGTCGACGGCGAGGACGGCATCGGTCTCGACGCCGTCGCCGATGTCTCCCGGGCCGTCTCGGCGGCGCTCGACGCGGCCGAGGAGGACGGCACCGAGCTGCTCGTCGGGGAATACCAGTTGGAGGTCAGCTCGCCCGGCGTCGACCGCCCGCTGACCCTGCCCCGGCACTGGCGGCGCAACATCGGACGACTGGTCAAGGTCACCGTGGCGCAGCGGCAGGTGACCGGGCGGGTGGTCGACGCCGACGACACCGGTGTGACGCTCGACGTCGACGGCGCCACGCACGAATGGAAGCACGTCGACCTCGGTCCCGGACGGGTCCAGGTGGAGTTCACCCGGCTCGACGAGGTGGCCGACGACGATCTCGACGAGATCGACGACGCCGACGAACCCGACGACGACGAAGTGGAGGGCGAGCAGAGGTGA
- the nusA gene encoding transcription termination factor NusA has protein sequence MNIDLAALRALEREREIPFDTILAAIETALLTAYRHTEGAEPHARVEIDRKNGAALVYAQETDSDGTVVREWDDTPHDFGRIAAMTAKQVILQRLREATDEVHFGEYVGRDGDLVTGVVQAHEARAEKGIVTVDLGKLEAVLPQSEQVPGEVYEHGQRIRCVVVHVAKGFRGPQITLSRSHPNLVKKLFALEVPEIADGTVEIAAIAREAGHRTKIAVRSTAPGVNPKGACIGPMGQRVRAVMSELHGEKIDIIDWSDDPAAFVGFALSPAKALRVEVVDAATRTARVTVPDFQLSLAIGREGQNARLAARLTGWRIDIRPDTEPSATGDRGARDHAAEPGGAVAGA, from the coding sequence GTGAACATCGACCTCGCGGCGTTGCGCGCACTGGAGCGCGAGCGGGAGATCCCGTTCGACACGATCCTCGCGGCGATCGAGACCGCGCTACTCACGGCCTACCGGCACACCGAGGGCGCCGAGCCCCACGCCCGGGTGGAGATCGACCGCAAGAACGGGGCGGCGCTGGTCTACGCCCAGGAGACGGATTCCGACGGCACCGTCGTACGGGAGTGGGACGACACCCCGCACGACTTCGGGCGGATCGCCGCGATGACCGCCAAGCAGGTGATCCTCCAGCGGTTGCGGGAGGCCACCGACGAGGTGCACTTCGGCGAGTACGTCGGCCGCGACGGCGACCTGGTCACCGGGGTCGTGCAGGCGCACGAGGCGCGGGCCGAGAAGGGGATCGTCACCGTCGACCTGGGCAAGCTCGAGGCGGTCCTGCCGCAGTCGGAGCAGGTGCCCGGCGAGGTCTACGAACACGGCCAGCGGATCCGGTGCGTCGTGGTGCACGTGGCGAAGGGCTTCCGGGGCCCGCAGATCACCCTCTCCCGGTCGCACCCCAACCTGGTCAAGAAGCTCTTCGCGCTGGAGGTGCCGGAGATCGCCGACGGCACGGTCGAGATCGCCGCCATCGCACGTGAGGCAGGTCACCGTACGAAGATCGCGGTGCGCTCGACGGCGCCCGGTGTGAACCCGAAGGGCGCCTGCATCGGTCCGATGGGACAGCGGGTCCGGGCGGTGATGAGCGAGCTGCACGGCGAGAAGATCGACATTATCGACTGGTCCGACGATCCGGCGGCGTTTGTCGGGTTCGCGTTGTCGCCGGCCAAGGCCCTGCGGGTCGAGGTCGTGGACGCCGCCACCCGTACCGCCCGGGTGACGGTGCCGGATTTCCAACTCTCGCTCGCGATCGGCAGGGAAGGGCAGAATGCCCGACTTGCGGCGCGGTTGACCGGTTGGCGAATCGACATCCGCCCGGACACCGAGCCGTCGGCGACCGGCGACCGGGGGGCACGTGATCACGCTGCCGAACCGGGCGGAGCGGTTGCCGGCGCGTAG